The proteins below come from a single Leifsonia sp. 1010 genomic window:
- a CDS encoding extracellular solute-binding protein, whose amino-acid sequence MRKITHRWLAGGAVAAAAALTLTACGSGFSGGSSGGDTGKLTSSDKALTVMIGSSGDAETAAVKSAVSDWSKSSGTKASVVAASDLNQQLSQGFAAKKPADVFYLSTDALAGYASNGSLLAYGDQLSNKSDFYPSLVKSFTYDGKFYCAPKDFSTLQLIINTDAWSAAGLTDADIPKTWDQLESVAKKLTTGSQVGLGISGEYARVGSFMVQAGGNLMNDDSTKATANSDANVQALDFVKKMLNGGELKYAKDLGAGWGGEAFGKGLAAMTIEGNWITGALKSDFPNIKYKVAELPQGPAGQGTLQFTNCWGIAADSPNQAAALKLVEKLTSKDDQLAFSKAFGPMPSIKSAADEWKSANPELVPFLNAADYAKGVPTAKGSADVVTDLNSKLESLATGDPKAILDATQKNLEALLK is encoded by the coding sequence ATGCGCAAGATCACCCATCGCTGGCTCGCGGGCGGCGCCGTCGCCGCCGCGGCAGCGCTCACCCTCACGGCCTGCGGGTCCGGCTTCAGCGGCGGCAGCAGCGGCGGCGACACCGGCAAGCTGACCTCGTCCGACAAGGCCCTCACGGTCATGATCGGGTCGTCCGGCGACGCCGAGACCGCGGCCGTCAAGTCGGCAGTCTCGGACTGGTCGAAGAGCTCCGGCACCAAGGCGTCCGTCGTCGCCGCCAGCGACCTCAACCAGCAGCTCTCGCAGGGCTTCGCGGCGAAGAAGCCGGCCGACGTCTTCTACCTCTCCACCGATGCGCTGGCGGGCTACGCCTCCAACGGCTCGCTGCTCGCCTACGGCGACCAGCTCAGCAACAAGAGCGACTTCTACCCGAGCCTCGTGAAGTCGTTCACCTACGACGGCAAGTTCTACTGCGCGCCGAAGGACTTCTCGACGCTGCAGCTCATCATCAACACCGACGCGTGGAGCGCCGCGGGCCTCACCGACGCCGACATCCCGAAGACGTGGGACCAGCTGGAGTCGGTGGCCAAGAAGCTCACCACCGGCAGCCAGGTCGGCCTCGGCATCTCCGGTGAGTACGCCCGGGTCGGGTCGTTCATGGTCCAGGCCGGCGGCAACCTGATGAACGACGACAGCACCAAGGCCACCGCGAACAGCGACGCCAACGTCCAGGCACTCGACTTCGTGAAGAAGATGCTCAACGGCGGTGAGCTGAAGTACGCGAAGGACCTCGGCGCCGGCTGGGGCGGCGAGGCGTTCGGCAAGGGCCTCGCGGCGATGACGATCGAAGGCAACTGGATCACCGGCGCCCTCAAATCCGACTTCCCGAACATCAAGTACAAGGTCGCCGAGCTGCCCCAGGGTCCGGCCGGACAGGGCACCCTCCAGTTCACGAACTGCTGGGGGATCGCCGCCGACAGCCCCAACCAGGCCGCTGCGCTGAAGCTCGTCGAGAAGCTCACGAGCAAGGACGACCAGCTCGCCTTCTCGAAGGCCTTCGGACCGATGCCGTCGATCAAGTCGGCCGCCGACGAGTGGAAGTCCGCCAACCCGGAGCTCGTCCCCTTCCTGAACGCCGCCGACTACGCCAAGGGCGTGCCGACGGCCAAGGGGTCGGCCGATGTCGTGACCGACCTGAACAGCAAGCTCGAGTCGCTGGCCACCGGCGACCCGAAGGCGATCCTCGACGCCACGCAGAAGAACCTCGAAGCTCTGCTGAAGTAA
- a CDS encoding antibiotic biosynthesis monooxygenase → MSPQEPLLDASRARRLPVTVSITRRVDGNRLAEVTHWVQSGVNLANTYEGFLGSGWVRAHADSDEWHMLYRFADADTLEAWEASDDRAEWLYEGRELVEVARVERRTGIEGWFDAPQPGVPAAPPRWKQAVTIWLGFFPLSLLFTTLVTSFVPGWHELWPIATVLITTLCLTPTMTYLLLPFVTRLLQPWLRR, encoded by the coding sequence ATGTCTCCACAAGAGCCGCTTCTGGATGCGTCACGAGCGCGCCGCCTCCCCGTCACCGTCTCCATCACCCGCCGCGTCGACGGCAACCGTCTCGCCGAGGTGACCCATTGGGTCCAGTCCGGCGTGAACCTCGCGAACACGTACGAGGGGTTCCTCGGCTCGGGTTGGGTGCGCGCGCACGCCGACTCGGACGAGTGGCACATGCTGTACCGCTTCGCCGACGCCGACACGCTGGAGGCCTGGGAGGCGTCCGACGACCGCGCGGAGTGGCTCTACGAGGGCCGCGAGCTGGTGGAGGTGGCCCGGGTGGAGCGCCGCACGGGCATCGAGGGCTGGTTCGACGCGCCGCAGCCGGGCGTTCCTGCCGCTCCTCCGCGCTGGAAGCAGGCCGTGACGATCTGGCTGGGATTCTTCCCGCTGTCTCTCCTGTTCACGACTCTCGTCACCTCTTTCGTCCCGGGCTGGCACGAGCTGTGGCCGATCGCGACCGTGCTGATCACCACGCTGTGCCTGACGCCGACCATGACGTACCTTCTTCTGCCGTTCGTCACCCGGCTGCTCCAGCCGTGGCTGCGACGCTAG
- a CDS encoding MerR family transcriptional regulator, translating into MDWSIQDIARIAGTTSRTLRHYDAIGLLKPSRVGGNGYRYYDRDSLVRLQRILLLRELGLGLDAVGRVLDDRTDAVPALRDHLAWLQAERERLARQIASVESTIHAVEEGEEIVAEQMFDGFDHTQYKEEVEQRWGKDAYAASDRWWRSKTAEERAEWQARQARLAADWQAAAAAGVAPESDEAQALAKRHAEWLAGIPGTPGYGTGAPTAAYLTGLGEMYVADERFAANYGGTEGAAFVRDALRVYAAAHLA; encoded by the coding sequence ATGGACTGGTCCATCCAGGACATCGCGCGGATCGCCGGCACCACCAGCCGGACGCTGCGCCACTACGACGCCATCGGGCTGCTGAAGCCGAGCCGCGTCGGCGGCAACGGCTACCGGTACTACGACCGCGACTCCCTCGTGCGGCTGCAGCGCATCCTGCTTCTCCGGGAGCTCGGCCTCGGCCTCGACGCCGTCGGCCGCGTGCTCGACGACCGCACGGATGCGGTGCCCGCGCTGCGTGACCACCTTGCGTGGTTGCAGGCGGAGCGGGAACGGCTGGCGCGGCAGATCGCGTCGGTCGAGTCGACGATCCACGCAGTGGAGGAAGGAGAGGAGATCGTGGCCGAGCAGATGTTCGACGGATTCGATCACACCCAGTACAAGGAAGAGGTCGAGCAGCGCTGGGGGAAGGACGCCTACGCGGCGTCGGACCGCTGGTGGCGCAGCAAGACCGCGGAGGAGCGTGCCGAATGGCAGGCTCGGCAGGCACGGCTCGCGGCCGATTGGCAGGCCGCCGCGGCCGCCGGCGTCGCACCGGAGTCGGACGAGGCGCAGGCGCTCGCGAAGCGTCACGCCGAGTGGCTGGCCGGCATCCCGGGAACGCCGGGCTACGGCACCGGCGCGCCGACGGCCGCGTACCTGACCGGCCTCGGTGAGATGTACGTCGCCGACGAGCGGTTCGCCGCGAACTACGGCGGCACCGAGGGCGCCGCCTTCGTGCGCGACGCCCTCCGCGTCTACGCCGCCGCCCACCTCGCCTAA
- a CDS encoding APC family permease, with protein sequence MIGDPLPSEKLEGQLLPKHLALPIFASDALSSVAYAPQELLMILLLGGLAFLTFAPWVAAAVVVLLITVVLSYRQLVKAYPSGGGDYEVAHKNLGEKAGLIVASALLVDYVLTVAVSVASGVDNVISALPFLAPWRVELAILCVVIIAAINLRGVRESSKAFALPTYIFIGSIVLMIVTALVRTVFGDAPVAESAGYQVHSDSLTQAAVVLLLLRAFSSGCSALTGVEAVANGVPAFRTPKIRNARVTLGLMGGIAITLFAGLTATALISGVHYAENPCDLQGWAQCATQPQRSLIAQIAAATFGNNTFFFFLVQAATAVVLLLAANTAFNGFPLLGSVLARDSYAPKALNTRGDRLVYSNGMIILALAATVLLVVYQANLTQLIQLYIIGVFVSFTLGQSGMVKHWITLLRSGGQTGRERTGIIRSLCINAFGACLTAIVLIVVTITKFTHGAYLVFIFMPILWFLMLGVNRYYRDVEKEVEVDPVTTFGSVGDHAIVLIGKMQKPALKALDYAIAARHDSIEAVHVSIDEEATQKLQRQWVEQNIHVPLTIIESPYREFGVPLIKYLKHRREEHGSEVVTVYLPQYIVGHWWEALLHNHRARRISKQLMLCHGVTVALVPWLLDSSSLIYGRRSRPLPGQDRRGEPVRPVARRPLVPASKAHTRIHIHPVPITIGEPQESAEAVAATIPEPQPEGGQEPAATAAGAGTPQKKVPARAKR encoded by the coding sequence TTGATCGGCGACCCGCTTCCGAGCGAAAAGCTCGAAGGGCAGCTGCTCCCGAAGCACCTCGCGCTACCCATCTTCGCCTCCGACGCGCTGTCGAGTGTCGCGTACGCCCCGCAGGAACTCCTGATGATCCTGCTGCTCGGCGGTCTCGCCTTCCTGACGTTCGCGCCGTGGGTCGCCGCGGCCGTAGTCGTACTGCTCATCACGGTCGTGCTCAGCTATCGCCAGCTGGTGAAGGCCTACCCGTCGGGCGGCGGCGACTATGAGGTCGCCCACAAGAACCTCGGCGAGAAGGCCGGCCTGATCGTCGCCTCCGCGCTCCTCGTGGACTACGTGCTCACCGTCGCCGTGTCGGTCGCATCCGGCGTCGACAACGTCATCTCGGCCCTGCCCTTCCTTGCGCCCTGGCGCGTCGAGCTGGCCATCCTCTGCGTCGTCATCATCGCCGCCATCAACCTCCGCGGCGTGCGGGAGTCGTCGAAGGCGTTCGCGCTGCCGACCTACATCTTCATCGGCAGCATCGTCCTGATGATCGTGACGGCCCTCGTCCGAACGGTCTTCGGCGACGCCCCGGTGGCCGAGTCCGCGGGCTACCAGGTGCACTCCGACTCCCTCACGCAGGCGGCTGTCGTGCTGCTCCTGCTGCGCGCCTTCTCGAGTGGATGTTCGGCCCTGACCGGTGTGGAGGCGGTGGCCAACGGCGTGCCCGCGTTCCGCACTCCGAAGATCCGCAACGCGCGCGTCACCCTGGGCCTCATGGGCGGCATCGCGATCACGCTGTTCGCCGGCCTGACCGCCACCGCGCTCATCAGCGGCGTGCACTACGCGGAGAACCCCTGCGACCTGCAGGGATGGGCGCAGTGCGCCACCCAACCCCAGCGCAGCCTCATCGCCCAGATCGCCGCCGCGACCTTCGGCAACAACACGTTCTTCTTCTTCCTCGTTCAGGCAGCGACGGCGGTGGTGCTGCTGCTCGCCGCCAACACCGCCTTCAACGGCTTCCCGCTGCTCGGCTCCGTGCTTGCGCGCGACTCGTACGCGCCCAAGGCGCTCAACACCCGCGGCGACCGCCTCGTGTACTCGAACGGCATGATCATCCTGGCGCTGGCCGCCACGGTCCTGCTGGTCGTCTACCAGGCGAACCTGACCCAGCTCATCCAGCTGTACATCATCGGCGTCTTCGTCTCCTTCACCCTCGGTCAGTCCGGGATGGTGAAGCACTGGATCACGCTGCTGCGGTCGGGAGGCCAGACCGGCCGAGAACGCACCGGCATCATCCGCTCGCTCTGCATCAACGCGTTCGGTGCCTGCCTGACCGCGATCGTGCTCATCGTCGTCACGATCACGAAGTTCACGCACGGCGCGTACCTCGTCTTCATCTTCATGCCGATCCTGTGGTTCCTCATGCTCGGCGTGAACCGCTACTACCGCGACGTCGAGAAAGAGGTCGAGGTCGACCCGGTGACGACGTTCGGCAGCGTCGGCGACCACGCCATCGTCCTCATCGGCAAGATGCAGAAGCCGGCGCTGAAGGCGCTCGACTACGCGATCGCCGCGCGGCACGACTCGATCGAAGCGGTGCACGTCTCCATCGACGAGGAGGCCACGCAGAAGCTGCAGCGGCAGTGGGTCGAGCAGAACATCCACGTTCCCCTGACCATCATCGAGTCGCCGTATCGCGAGTTCGGCGTCCCGCTCATCAAGTACCTCAAGCACCGGCGCGAGGAGCACGGCTCCGAGGTCGTGACCGTCTACCTGCCGCAGTACATCGTCGGCCACTGGTGGGAGGCGTTGCTGCACAACCACCGCGCGCGGCGCATCAGCAAGCAGCTCATGCTGTGTCACGGCGTCACCGTCGCACTCGTCCCGTGGCTGCTCGACTCGTCGTCCCTCATCTACGGCCGACGCTCGCGCCCGCTCCCCGGCCAGGACCGTCGCGGCGAGCCGGTGCGCCCGGTCGCACGCCGGCCGCTCGTTCCCGCCTCCAAGGCGCACACGCGCATCCACATCCACCCCGTGCCGATCACCATCGGGGAGCCGCAGGAGAGTGCCGAGGCTGTGGCTGCGACGATCCCGGAGCCGCAGCCCGAGGGCGGTCAGGAGCCTGCCGCGACCGCCGCGGGCGCCGGGACGCCTCAGAAGAAGGTGCCGGCGCGCGCCAAGCGCTGA
- a CDS encoding MBL fold metallo-hydrolase, whose protein sequence is MRSIRSTTRVAPGILFVEGPLSNWTVFHGDGAVELVDCGYPADRPLVEESIRLAGADPADLTRILITHGHSDHLGASAQFAAERGVIVAAAPAELPNVRRDITEQVTIADLLPSALKHGTVRWAIAAVRAGGLGDVGVKDAVALEGDEVTLSTGHILQLVAAPGHTTGSVCFFEPSSRGLLTGDAIVTGHPLLRESGELQQLPAFFQHDADEAALSARRLVLCDAEVVLPGHGPLIAFPASARP, encoded by the coding sequence GTGCGCAGCATCCGTTCGACCACCCGCGTCGCCCCCGGCATCCTGTTCGTCGAGGGTCCGCTCTCGAACTGGACCGTGTTCCACGGCGATGGAGCGGTCGAGCTCGTCGACTGCGGGTACCCGGCCGACCGCCCGCTCGTCGAGGAGTCGATCCGTCTCGCGGGCGCCGACCCGGCCGACCTGACGCGCATCCTGATCACGCACGGACACTCCGACCACCTCGGGGCGAGCGCGCAGTTCGCCGCCGAGCGCGGTGTGATCGTCGCGGCGGCACCGGCCGAGCTGCCGAACGTCCGGCGCGACATCACCGAGCAGGTGACGATCGCCGACCTGCTTCCTTCCGCGCTGAAGCACGGCACCGTCCGCTGGGCGATCGCCGCCGTGCGCGCGGGCGGGCTCGGCGACGTCGGAGTGAAGGACGCCGTCGCGCTGGAGGGAGACGAGGTCACCCTGAGCACAGGGCACATCCTCCAGCTCGTCGCCGCTCCCGGCCACACGACGGGAAGCGTGTGCTTCTTCGAGCCGTCGTCGCGCGGGCTGCTGACCGGCGACGCGATCGTGACCGGACACCCGCTGTTGCGCGAGAGCGGCGAGCTGCAGCAGCTGCCCGCGTTCTTCCAGCACGACGCCGACGAGGCCGCGCTCAGTGCGCGCCGGCTGGTGCTGTGCGACGCGGAGGTGGTGCTGCCCGGCCACGGACCGCTGATCGCGTTCCCGGCGAGCGCGCGGCCCTGA
- a CDS encoding PLP-dependent aminotransferase family protein: MSDAQLTARSLEHLLGAWRTAGASYQALADRIRLLVLDGRIPIGTRLPAERDLAGKLELSRTTVAAAYRQLREAGFIDSVRGSGSVARLPGPALPLPAVGGEGMLDFTKASLPAASTLAAAARAAAEELPHFLSDPGYDPVGLPHLRAEIAARYTSRGLPTTPDQILVTVGAQQAIALIARTFLGRGDRVVIEVPTYPHAIEAIRLAGARLVPITVTAPESGPHRIGDEPDGWDVEAIEQTFRRANPALAYLIPDFHNPTGATMSPETRERVLAAAAGHGAIVVADETTAELDIDRIGEFLPMPTYADSAAAGAPVIMIGSASKTLWGGLRIGWIRAERSHIQRLIAAKPATDLGTPVIEQLVVARMIPQLPEIMEERREQLRQGRDNVRRLVAETFPDWTMPVQHGGLTAWVGIGAPVSSALALAARSHGLLIAAGPRFGIDGAFERFLRIPITYTREEYDRAFAALTRAWAVAANEPVPYFDSGALPSVV, from the coding sequence ATGTCGGATGCGCAACTCACCGCTCGCTCGCTGGAGCACCTCCTCGGAGCGTGGCGGACGGCAGGCGCCAGTTACCAGGCCCTCGCCGACCGCATCCGGCTCCTCGTGCTGGACGGCCGCATCCCGATCGGCACCCGCCTTCCCGCCGAGCGCGACCTCGCGGGCAAGCTGGAGTTGAGCCGCACCACGGTCGCTGCCGCCTACCGCCAGCTGCGCGAGGCCGGCTTCATCGACAGCGTCCGGGGCTCCGGGAGCGTCGCGCGCCTCCCCGGCCCGGCCCTTCCTCTGCCCGCGGTGGGCGGCGAGGGCATGCTCGACTTCACCAAGGCGTCCCTCCCGGCCGCGTCGACGCTTGCAGCCGCGGCCCGTGCCGCCGCGGAGGAGCTGCCCCACTTCCTGTCCGATCCGGGCTACGACCCGGTCGGACTGCCGCACCTGCGCGCCGAGATCGCCGCCCGCTACACCAGCCGCGGCCTTCCCACCACGCCGGACCAGATCCTGGTGACCGTGGGTGCGCAGCAGGCCATCGCCCTCATCGCCCGCACGTTCCTGGGCCGTGGAGACCGCGTCGTCATCGAGGTGCCGACCTACCCGCACGCCATCGAGGCCATCCGCCTGGCCGGCGCACGGCTGGTGCCGATCACCGTCACCGCGCCGGAGTCAGGGCCGCACCGCATCGGCGACGAGCCCGACGGCTGGGACGTGGAGGCGATCGAGCAGACGTTCCGCCGCGCCAATCCCGCGCTCGCGTACCTCATCCCCGACTTCCACAACCCGACGGGCGCCACCATGTCGCCCGAGACGCGGGAACGGGTGCTCGCGGCCGCCGCGGGCCACGGGGCGATCGTGGTCGCCGACGAGACCACGGCAGAGCTCGACATCGACCGGATCGGCGAGTTCCTGCCGATGCCGACCTATGCCGACTCCGCGGCCGCCGGCGCCCCGGTGATCATGATCGGGTCGGCCAGCAAGACCCTGTGGGGCGGCCTGCGGATCGGCTGGATCCGCGCCGAGCGCTCGCACATCCAGCGCCTGATCGCCGCGAAGCCGGCCACCGACCTCGGCACGCCGGTGATCGAGCAGCTGGTCGTCGCGCGGATGATCCCGCAGCTCCCGGAGATCATGGAGGAGCGGCGCGAGCAGCTCCGCCAAGGGCGCGACAACGTCCGCCGGCTGGTCGCGGAGACCTTCCCCGACTGGACGATGCCGGTCCAGCACGGAGGCCTGACCGCCTGGGTGGGGATCGGCGCGCCGGTCAGCTCGGCGCTCGCCCTGGCGGCGCGCAGCCACGGACTGCTGATCGCCGCGGGCCCGCGGTTCGGCATCGACGGCGCCTTCGAGCGTTTCCTCCGCATCCCGATCACGTACACCCGGGAGGAGTACGACCGCGCGTTCGCCGCCCTCACCCGGGCGTGGGCGGTCGCCGCGAACGAGCCCGTCCCGTACTTCGACTCCGGCGCGCTCCCCAGCGTGGTCTGA
- a CDS encoding membrane protein, translating to MAAPLLLTRRLVQLLIGLFLYGIAIALMVRAGIGLSPWDVLAQGLSLKTGIPFGFITNIVGLVVLAFWIPLRQRPGLGTVLNVLLVGPSAQLGLDLLPQQTELWAQVLFFVAGLLLLAVATGLYIGPRLGPGPRDGLMTGLHARTGRPIWMVRTAIEVTVLVIGWALGGNVGVGTLAFALLVGPLCSLTLPFFAIRLPQDAATAAARLESELEGTAEQSAGLEEEQGAVRFDVRDGILLESDRAAHDRASRADDPLVHGPQPDRAPRAPRAPRPARPSRQIAAHWLDDRIMGRPRHP from the coding sequence ATGGCCGCCCCACTTCTCCTCACCCGCCGCCTTGTGCAGCTGCTGATCGGACTCTTCCTCTACGGGATCGCGATCGCGCTCATGGTGCGCGCCGGGATCGGCCTGTCGCCGTGGGACGTCCTCGCGCAGGGCCTCTCGCTCAAGACCGGCATCCCGTTCGGCTTCATCACCAACATCGTCGGGCTCGTGGTGCTGGCGTTCTGGATCCCACTGCGTCAGCGCCCGGGTCTCGGCACGGTCCTCAACGTGCTGCTTGTCGGCCCGAGCGCCCAGCTGGGCCTCGACCTGCTGCCGCAGCAGACGGAGCTGTGGGCGCAGGTGCTGTTCTTCGTGGCCGGCCTCCTTCTGCTCGCCGTGGCCACTGGGCTGTACATCGGCCCCCGCCTCGGCCCCGGCCCGCGCGACGGGCTGATGACCGGCCTGCACGCCCGCACCGGCCGGCCGATCTGGATGGTGCGGACCGCCATCGAGGTGACCGTACTGGTCATCGGGTGGGCGCTCGGGGGGAACGTCGGAGTGGGGACGCTCGCGTTCGCGCTCCTGGTCGGCCCGCTGTGCAGCCTCACCCTCCCCTTCTTCGCGATCCGCCTGCCGCAGGACGCTGCAACGGCTGCGGCACGGCTGGAGAGCGAACTCGAGGGAACGGCCGAGCAGTCGGCCGGCCTCGAGGAGGAGCAGGGTGCCGTCCGTTTCGACGTGCGCGACGGCATCCTGCTCGAATCCGACCGGGCGGCGCACGATCGCGCGTCCCGGGCCGACGACCCCCTCGTGCACGGGCCGCAGCCCGACCGCGCGCCGCGCGCTCCGCGCGCACCGCGGCCTGCCCGCCCGTCGCGCCAGATCGCCGCCCACTGGCTGGACGACCGCATCATGGGCCGCCCGCGCCACCCCTGA
- a CDS encoding LacI family DNA-binding transcriptional regulator: MGAQPTVSDVAGVAGVSRQTVSNVLNAPELVRPETRERVQAAIHSLGYRPHASARRLRTQKSSTIGIRLDPITQDGISGSILDRFLHALTERADRQGLRMLLFTADGPDDEIEQFRRLSDAADVDAFVLTSTFHGDPRTEWLIEHGQSFVTFGRPWGIDDMTDPEHLWVDVDGRSGLRDATAHLLAQGRRRIGFIGWPTGSGTGDDRREGWLEAMREGSGLTEEELRLLEVSAEDRVPFGAEAIRRLETQARTVDGVVCTSDSLALGVLTAAGGRIPVVGYDDTPVAASLGFSSVAQPLDEVAAGVLELLTGAHGGRVRPGEEVADPRHRLVAPRLVVRDGPPLIGPR; this comes from the coding sequence ATGGGTGCGCAGCCGACCGTCAGCGATGTCGCCGGGGTCGCCGGGGTGTCCCGACAGACGGTGTCGAACGTCCTGAACGCCCCCGAACTCGTCCGTCCGGAGACGCGGGAACGGGTCCAGGCCGCGATCCATTCGCTCGGTTACCGGCCGCACGCCTCCGCGCGCCGCCTCCGCACCCAGAAGAGCTCGACCATCGGCATCCGGCTCGATCCGATCACGCAGGACGGCATCTCCGGCAGCATCCTCGACCGCTTCCTGCACGCGCTCACGGAGCGCGCCGACCGGCAGGGCCTGCGAATGCTGCTGTTCACCGCCGACGGACCGGACGACGAGATCGAGCAGTTCCGCCGGCTCTCGGACGCCGCGGACGTGGACGCGTTCGTCCTCACCTCGACCTTCCACGGCGATCCACGCACGGAGTGGCTGATCGAGCACGGCCAGTCCTTCGTGACCTTCGGCCGGCCGTGGGGGATCGACGACATGACCGATCCCGAGCACCTCTGGGTCGATGTGGACGGGCGCTCGGGCCTCCGCGACGCTACCGCCCACCTGCTCGCCCAGGGCCGCAGACGCATCGGGTTCATCGGCTGGCCCACCGGATCCGGCACCGGCGACGATCGCCGCGAAGGCTGGCTCGAGGCGATGCGCGAGGGCAGCGGACTCACCGAGGAGGAATTGCGTCTGCTGGAGGTCTCCGCCGAGGACCGCGTGCCGTTCGGCGCCGAGGCGATCCGCCGGTTGGAGACCCAGGCCAGAACGGTCGACGGCGTCGTGTGCACGTCCGACTCCCTCGCCCTCGGGGTGCTCACCGCCGCGGGCGGTCGCATCCCGGTCGTGGGCTACGACGACACCCCGGTCGCGGCGTCCCTCGGCTTCTCCAGCGTGGCCCAGCCGCTCGACGAGGTCGCCGCGGGGGTGCTGGAACTGCTCACGGGCGCGCACGGCGGCCGGGTCCGTCCCGGCGAGGAGGTCGCCGATCCCCGGCACCGGCTTGTCGCACCGCGTCTGGTGGTCCGCGACGGGCCACCGCTGATCGGCCCGCGCTGA
- a CDS encoding DUF4097 family beta strand repeat-containing protein → MAQEKWLIQPGESRTIDIEVVRALKVGFIGGQIDIVGHDEPGARIEVHSVTGRDLKIVVDGDRLEIDHPQLRWDNFIEVFKSMRSSARADVSVLVPRDVELKFGVVSAAALVSGLNTDARLSTVSGDVVADGLSGDIELNSVSGELSVRDHRGRISAHTVSGDVTATGAIRRFSSDGVSGDVMLDVTGTPDDIAINTVSGDTTIRIPEAVGARYRVNTVSGKVQLDNMTVVGGMGRGYTGTAGTLDGTWVEISINSVSGDAAVLRSAAAEQGAEASA, encoded by the coding sequence ATGGCACAGGAGAAGTGGCTGATCCAGCCGGGCGAGAGCCGCACGATCGACATCGAGGTCGTCCGCGCCCTCAAGGTGGGCTTCATCGGCGGCCAGATCGACATCGTCGGTCACGACGAGCCGGGAGCGCGTATCGAGGTCCACTCGGTCACCGGCCGTGACCTGAAGATCGTCGTCGACGGCGACCGCCTCGAGATCGACCACCCGCAGCTGCGGTGGGACAACTTCATCGAGGTCTTCAAGTCGATGCGCTCGAGCGCCCGCGCCGACGTCAGCGTGCTCGTGCCGCGCGATGTCGAGCTCAAGTTCGGTGTGGTCTCGGCGGCAGCGCTGGTCTCGGGCCTCAACACGGACGCCCGCCTGAGCACCGTCTCGGGCGACGTGGTCGCCGACGGCCTCAGCGGCGACATCGAGCTCAACTCGGTCAGCGGCGAGCTGTCCGTCCGCGACCACCGGGGCCGCATCAGCGCTCACACCGTCTCGGGCGACGTGACCGCGACCGGCGCCATCCGGCGCTTCTCGTCCGACGGCGTCTCCGGAGACGTGATGCTCGATGTCACGGGCACCCCGGACGACATCGCCATCAATACCGTCTCCGGCGACACCACGATCCGCATCCCGGAGGCCGTCGGCGCGCGCTACCGCGTCAACACGGTGTCCGGAAAGGTGCAGCTCGACAACATGACCGTGGTCGGCGGCATGGGAAGGGGCTACACCGGCACGGCCGGCACGCTCGACGGCACGTGGGTCGAGATCAGCATCAATTCGGTCTCCGGCGACGCCGCGGTGCTCCGCAGCGCTGCCGCCGAGCAGGGCGCGGAGGCGTCGGCGTGA
- a CDS encoding PadR family transcriptional regulator: MTPVFSHGSLRLYLLSLLDEAPRHGYELIQALTERFGGTYSPSAGTIYPRLAKLEEEGLVTKATEGRKTVYEITDAGRAELEARRPELDAIEEEVTDSVRRLADEVRAGVNDAMRTLRAELASAAREAKRNSSRVDPRQEARDAGRDARAAGNAAAREAEAALNEFRQQLRTDLRYQAARGALPADIVPLLKDELDRVRRVLVEAIGRR, translated from the coding sequence GTGACTCCCGTCTTCTCGCACGGGAGCCTCCGGCTGTATCTGCTGAGCCTGCTGGATGAGGCGCCGCGACACGGCTACGAGCTCATCCAGGCGCTGACCGAGCGCTTCGGCGGCACGTACAGCCCGAGCGCCGGCACCATCTACCCCCGGTTGGCGAAGCTGGAGGAGGAGGGCCTGGTCACCAAGGCCACCGAGGGCCGGAAGACGGTGTACGAGATCACCGACGCCGGCCGGGCCGAGCTCGAGGCCCGCCGACCGGAACTGGATGCGATCGAAGAGGAGGTCACCGACTCGGTGCGCCGTCTGGCCGACGAGGTGCGCGCCGGCGTGAACGACGCGATGCGCACGCTGCGTGCGGAGCTCGCTTCCGCGGCTCGCGAGGCGAAGCGCAACAGCTCGCGGGTCGACCCGCGTCAGGAAGCGCGCGATGCGGGGAGGGATGCGCGCGCAGCGGGCAACGCCGCCGCACGCGAAGCCGAGGCGGCGCTCAACGAGTTCCGTCAGCAGCTCCGAACGGACCTCCGCTATCAGGCCGCTCGCGGCGCCCTCCCAGCGGACATCGTCCCGCTTCTCAAGGACGAGCTGGACCGCGTCCGGCGCGTGCTCGTCGAGGCGATCGGCCGACGCTGA